One Nisaea sediminum genomic window carries:
- the carA gene encoding glutamine-hydrolyzing carbamoyl-phosphate synthase small subunit: MAQPSKADQAKPDFSSMPQPDGATAVLVLADGTVFWGRGLGAATERVGEVCFNTSLTGYQEIMTDPSYAGQIITFTFPHIGNVGANSMDVETTTPAALGLVLRADMTEPSNYRSERHFDDWLKSFGLPGISGVDTRRLTRRIRDGGAPTGCLAHAPDGKLDLDALWQKTQDWPGLEGMDLAIQVSCRQTYSWREGTWQFARGGVDGDDGFEADPEIRRHVVAMDFGAKRNILRNLASLGCKVTVVPADTKAEDVLAHEPDGIFLANGPGDPAATGEYAVPEIKKLVDSGKPVFGICLGHQMLALSLGARTEKMHQGHRGANHPVKDLTTGKVEITSQNHGFMISEGSLPEGVEITHRSLFDGSIEGIRLSGRPVFSVQYHPEASPGPKDSHYLFQRFVDFIDQKS, from the coding sequence ATGGCGCAGCCTTCGAAAGCCGACCAAGCCAAGCCAGACTTCTCCTCGATGCCCCAGCCGGACGGCGCCACCGCCGTTCTCGTCCTGGCGGACGGGACCGTTTTCTGGGGGCGAGGATTGGGCGCTGCGACCGAACGCGTCGGCGAGGTCTGCTTCAACACCTCGCTCACCGGCTATCAGGAGATCATGACCGATCCGTCCTATGCCGGTCAGATCATCACCTTCACCTTCCCCCATATCGGCAATGTCGGCGCCAATTCAATGGATGTGGAGACCACCACGCCGGCGGCGCTCGGCCTGGTGCTACGCGCCGACATGACGGAGCCCTCGAACTACCGTTCCGAGCGGCATTTCGACGACTGGCTGAAGAGTTTCGGCCTGCCGGGCATCAGCGGCGTCGACACAAGGCGGCTGACCCGGCGGATCCGGGACGGCGGCGCGCCGACCGGCTGCCTCGCCCATGCGCCGGACGGCAAGCTCGATCTCGACGCGCTCTGGCAGAAGACGCAGGACTGGCCGGGCCTCGAGGGCATGGATCTCGCGATCCAGGTCTCCTGCCGGCAGACCTACAGCTGGCGCGAGGGCACCTGGCAATTCGCCCGCGGCGGCGTCGACGGCGACGACGGTTTCGAGGCCGACCCGGAGATCAGGCGCCATGTCGTGGCGATGGATTTCGGCGCCAAGCGCAATATCCTGCGCAATCTCGCCTCGCTCGGCTGCAAGGTGACGGTGGTCCCGGCCGACACCAAGGCGGAAGACGTGCTCGCGCACGAGCCGGACGGAATCTTCCTCGCCAACGGGCCGGGCGACCCCGCGGCGACCGGCGAATACGCGGTGCCCGAGATCAAGAAGCTGGTCGACAGCGGCAAGCCGGTCTTCGGCATCTGCCTCGGCCACCAGATGCTCGCTCTCTCGCTCGGCGCCAGGACCGAGAAGATGCACCAGGGCCACCGGGGTGCGAACCATCCGGTCAAGGATCTGACCACCGGCAAGGTCGAGATCACCTCGCAGAACCACGGTTTCATGATCAGCGAGGGCAGCCTGCCCGAGGGCGTGGAAATTACCCACCGTTCCCTCTTTGACGGCTCGATCGAAGGAATCCGGCTCTCCGGCCGCCCGGTCTTCTCCGTGCAATACCATCCGGAAGCCTCGCCGGGGCCCAAGGACAGCCACTATCTCTTCCAACGTTTCGTCGATTTCATCGACCAGAAAAGCTGA
- a CDS encoding GatB/YqeY domain-containing protein: MMRAAFSDALKEALKEKDQCAVSTIRLILAALKDRDIAARGNGNADGISEDEILSMLQTMLKQRTESIRLYEQGGRLELAEQEKAEMDVIRRFMPQQLDEAEMNAAVETVVKEIGAKELKDMGRAMAALKERYAGRMDFSKASGIVRQMLA, translated from the coding sequence ATGATGCGCGCCGCATTCAGTGACGCCTTGAAAGAGGCTTTGAAGGAAAAGGATCAGTGTGCCGTCAGCACAATCAGATTGATTCTGGCGGCCCTGAAGGACCGTGACATTGCCGCGCGCGGCAATGGCAACGCGGACGGGATCAGCGAGGACGAGATCCTCTCCATGCTGCAGACCATGCTCAAGCAGCGGACCGAGTCGATCCGGCTTTACGAGCAGGGTGGCCGTCTGGAACTGGCCGAGCAGGAAAAGGCCGAGATGGACGTCATCCGCCGTTTCATGCCGCAGCAGCTCGACGAAGCCGAGATGAACGCGGCGGTGGAAACCGTCGTGAAGGAAATCGGCGCGAAGGAGCTGAAGGACATGGGGCGCGCCATGGCTGCCCTGAAGGAGCGCTATGCCGGCCGCATGGATTTTTCCAAGGCGAGCGGCATTGTCCGACAGATGCTCGCCTGA